GGACCATCTAGTGAGGCCGGGGATATCTTCATCATTCACAACCACCTTGCTCGCCAAATGATTAGAAGAGAAGTTCCAATCACATGAAAATTACATCTCTCCCTTCAAGTTTTCACCAAACGTTTCTTTCACCTGCTGCGTTTGTTTAATTCTCAAAACCCAATATATAACCTCCAATTCTTCTTACTATCATCCACCCTTACAAAAATGGCTTCAATTGTCTTGGCTTTCGTTCTAAGTTGTCTTAGCTTTCTACTAGTCCATACCAATGCACAAACACCGGCAGCTGCACCCTCTACTCTGCCGGCTGCAACGCCCCCACCTACCACCACACCAGCTGCCCCGGCTACTTTGCCAACAACAACTCCACCAACTTCTGCTGCATCACCAACTGCAGCAACACAACCACCTGTAAACGCAGCAGCAACCCCACCCACAACCACACCTACGTCACCATCCCCTAAGGTTGCACCAGCCACAAGCCCAACAGTCCCACCCCCACTACCACAAAGTCCACCTGTCTCAACTCCATCACAGCCACCAGCACTACCGCCACCATCACCCgtttcaccaccaccactgcCACCTCCTGTACCAGCACCAATTCAAGCACCACCAGCACCAGCTCCTGTTAAAGAGACACCAGCACCAGCACCAGCTAAGGTAGCACCAGTGCCCTCACCATCAAAACCACCCCCAGCACCAGCTCCAGCACCAGTTCTTGTGCCACCAGCTGCAGCACCAGTGCTAGTACCGTCAACTGCTCCTGCTCCACCCAAACACAGGAGGCACAAGCACAAGCACAGGAGGCATCATCATGCACCAGCACCTGCACCAACTGTACTAAGCCCCCCAGCACCACCTACTACAGTGACAGATACAGAGGAGACAACACCGGCACCATCACCCAGTTTGAATTTGGTAAGTTCTTAATTCTTTCTTAGAAATGCTGACCCAAGAACCCCATATTTGCATGCACTGTGAactcaatttttattaatattactgaaaaaaaataaaaaattggattACCCTTCATCTTTTTTGTCTCATAGAATGGAGGAAATGCACTGCACCAGAAAGGAGGGATATCGGGAATGTGGGTTACAACTGGATTAGCAATTGCTATACTGCTGGCAATGAGAAGCTAAAGTTCTTACTGATCTTAGACAATGGACTGTGAATTTATTCGTATATTGCAAGAAGATTTTTTGAGAAGAAGGTGTATTgcaagaaaatgattattccagATGTAGGAATGAATAATGCAAAAGATGAACCATCAATATTAGCATTTTTGTATTTACTTCGTGTTCAATATTTCAAGGGAGATGATTTTTGGATTCCAACAACCATCCATAACTTAACAAGAAAGACAACTCAAACAAGCATGCAAAATGAATTCAAAGCCAGATCAAACTTTATCCGTATCTGTGTCCACATCGATATCCTTCCTTAAGTCATACTCAACCACAAGGCCAAGATTATCAACTAATTTGTGATGCTTGAGACACCCTGCACACTGATGAGAAGAAGTGCTAATCGGTCAGATAAACGAAAAGAAATTTCTTACTTTTCAATTAAGAGAACTAGAATCAACTTTGAAATGACCATTTAAATAATcctatgaatttatatatgttttttctttttttggtttgacataacgaataaataaaaatgtatcTCAATAAGAAAAGAATTGACAGAATTTAAACTTTAGAAAAGGTTTCACAGGTTCATCATTAGCAGGAACAGACCACACAGAATCTTATATCAATCAACAAGATGAGTAAATACCTGTACGTAAATAAGCCCCCGCTCATAGGCCAATCGATTCACGAACCTATCTGTTCTTTCACCGCACAAATCACAAGTAAATTTTACAAGCAAGCTTCTTCTTGGGAGTTGTATATCAATAGTAGCATCCTTTTGGAGAGCATGCAGGAAACAGAACCGAGTTAAAGAAGAAAGTAAAGACATTCAAGCAACAGCAAAATACACACATTGAAATGATAACACGTCACATTGGCCTCAAAACTTTCTGAGCATTTTTATTTAATCCTACCGATGCAATTATCTATTCACAGATAATTTAGAACCAAATCTTGAAATTAGACCAAAAGCAATACCCTTTTTTCGGATAAATTACCACAAGCAATAGTAAATCAAcgac
The window above is part of the Prunus dulcis chromosome 1, ALMONDv2, whole genome shotgun sequence genome. Proteins encoded here:
- the LOC117615999 gene encoding lysine-rich arabinogalactan protein 19, producing MASIVLAFVLSCLSFLLVHTNAQTPAAAPSTLPAATPPPTTTPAAPATLPTTTPPTSAASPTAATQPPVNAAATPPTTTPTSPSPKVAPATSPTVPPPLPQSPPVSTPSQPPALPPPSPVSPPPLPPPVPAPIQAPPAPAPVKETPAPAPAKVAPVPSPSKPPPAPAPAPVLVPPAAAPVLVPSTAPAPPKHRRHKHKHRRHHHAPAPAPTVLSPPAPPTTVTDTEETTPAPSPSLNLNGGNALHQKGGISGMWVTTGLAIAILLAMRS